In the Thermodesulfobacteriota bacterium genome, one interval contains:
- a CDS encoding type II toxin-antitoxin system RelE/ParE family toxin, with protein MRYRILYHPKVRDDIKSFDKKQKRAVERAIESRLSVEPEKYGKPLESSLKGYWKLRVGDIRIVFKIAKNEVHILGILHRRMVYESIIKRL; from the coding sequence ATGCGTTACCGGATCCTCTACCACCCCAAGGTGCGCGATGACATTAAATCTTTTGACAAGAAGCAGAAGAGAGCAGTTGAGCGGGCTATCGAAAGCAGATTGAGCGTAGAGCCCGAGAAATATGGGAAACCCCTTGAAAGTTCATTAAAAGGGTACTGGAAATTGCGCGTGGGAGATATAAGAATCGTATTTAAAATCGCTAAAAACGAAGTGCATATTTTAGGGATTCTCCACCGCAGAATGGTCTACGAAAGCATAATCAAAAGATTGTAA
- a CDS encoding dienelactone hydrolase family protein, which translates to MIRIFGLMVMLIFVSLTSQANSKVVGEVVEYKADGTVLKGYIAYDDSIKGQRPGVLVVHEWWGHNDYVRKRADMLAGLGYTALAVDMYGEGKNADHPENANKFMTEVMNNMGIGEKRFNAALELLKQQKTVNPEDIAAIGYCFGGAIVLHMARTGADLDGVTSFHGNLASMHTAAPGTIKARILVLTGGSDPFVPQEQIDAFKKEMDTAGADYELVIYPGVKHSFTNPDADKYGKQFELPLEYNKEADEKSWAQMKEFLKSVFQTGGN; encoded by the coding sequence ATGATAAGAATATTCGGTTTGATGGTTATGTTGATTTTTGTGTCCCTCACGAGCCAGGCCAACTCGAAGGTTGTGGGTGAGGTGGTCGAGTACAAGGCGGACGGAACAGTTCTCAAGGGATACATCGCATACGACGACAGCATCAAGGGGCAGAGACCCGGCGTCCTTGTAGTGCACGAATGGTGGGGGCATAACGATTACGTCAGGAAGAGAGCGGACATGCTCGCGGGGCTCGGATACACCGCCCTCGCAGTCGACATGTACGGGGAAGGGAAAAACGCCGACCACCCGGAAAACGCGAACAAATTCATGACCGAGGTCATGAACAATATGGGAATAGGAGAGAAGAGGTTCAACGCCGCGCTCGAGCTGCTGAAACAGCAGAAAACCGTGAACCCCGAAGATATAGCGGCGATAGGGTACTGCTTCGGCGGGGCGATAGTACTTCACATGGCGCGCACGGGGGCCGACCTCGACGGCGTCACCAGCTTCCACGGGAACCTGGCCTCGATGCATACAGCCGCACCGGGAACGATAAAAGCCCGGATACTCGTGCTTACAGGCGGCAGCGACCCGTTCGTACCCCAAGAACAGATAGACGCCTTCAAGAAGGAAATGGATACGGCGGGCGCCGACTACGAGCTCGTCATTTATCCCGGAGTGAAACACAGTTTCACCAACCCGGACGCGGATAAATACGGCAAGCAGTTCGAACTGCCCCTCGAATACAACAAGGAGGCGGACGAAAAATCCTGGGCGCAGATGAAGGAGTTCCTTAAATCTGTTTTTCAGACAGGCGGTAATTGA
- a CDS encoding glutathione S-transferase N-terminal domain-containing protein translates to MIDFYTSTTPNGRKVSIMLEEAEIPYNLIHLHLSKFEQRQDWYLKINPNGRIPAIVDRDNGDFAVFESGAILIYLAEKTGKFLPADLKGRSTVIQWLMFQMSGIGPMQGQAHVFFRYAPEKIEYAIGRYQRETKRLYTVLDTRLRDNEFLAGDFYSIADMATYPWIALHNWAGVDIEDLENLRRWMTAVRRRPAVTRGMDIPKSKKETVEDAQKRGSSLLV, encoded by the coding sequence ATGATCGATTTTTACACCTCCACCACGCCTAATGGCAGAAAGGTCTCCATAATGCTCGAAGAAGCGGAGATTCCATATAATCTAATCCACCTTCACCTGAGCAAGTTCGAGCAGAGACAGGACTGGTATCTCAAAATTAACCCGAACGGCAGGATCCCTGCCATAGTCGACCGCGATAACGGCGATTTCGCCGTGTTCGAGTCGGGTGCGATACTCATCTACCTAGCCGAGAAAACGGGGAAATTTCTCCCTGCGGATCTCAAAGGCCGCTCGACCGTCATACAGTGGCTCATGTTCCAGATGTCCGGTATAGGGCCCATGCAGGGTCAGGCCCATGTGTTCTTCAGGTATGCACCCGAGAAGATCGAATACGCGATAGGCCGCTACCAGCGGGAGACCAAGAGGCTCTACACTGTGCTTGACACGCGCCTCAGGGATAACGAATTTCTGGCCGGGGATTTTTACTCGATCGCCGACATGGCGACATATCCCTGGATCGCGCTCCATAACTGGGCTGGCGTGGACATCGAAGACCTCGAAAATCTCAGGCGCTGGATGACCGCGGTCAGGCGCCGTCCCGCGGTCACGAGGGGCATGGACATTCCGAAGTCGAAGAAAGAGACCGTAGAGGATGCGCAGAAGAGAGGATCGTCACTGCTCGTCTGA
- a CDS encoding carbohydrate porin: protein MTGDWGGLRDRLINWGLTPTANYSATLQGNPVGGMRKGIKYAGLLNVYLDFDLEKLLKLGGTRLVVSGAWAYGENLSAKDIGNFFTVSNVFNGKFIGLYQCFIESNVWMDRLTFAVGRMGIGDDFGTADVFGIYVSSVINANPISLTYNIPAYLSNPDAALGTRFRVKPVNDLYIAAGVYNADPDAAVNRRVSIDVDFSFDDGVILISEIGYTPGSNAGSAGLPGDYKFGAYYDTGEFNELADSENTREGNYGFYLIADQMVYREPGKESQGLTLWAAATYAPEEEINVFPFFIASGFAYEGVFAWRDKDVAGFSFAYGKLSRDLEDQDYEIGLEGTYIFQVTPWLGLQPDVQLIVHPGGSGSIPDALVAGMQVSVDI, encoded by the coding sequence ATGACCGGCGACTGGGGCGGTCTCAGGGACAGGCTGATCAACTGGGGGCTCACTCCCACGGCTAATTACAGCGCAACACTACAGGGGAACCCGGTCGGAGGCATGAGGAAGGGCATTAAGTACGCCGGGCTCCTAAACGTTTATCTCGATTTCGACCTCGAAAAACTATTGAAGCTCGGCGGGACCAGGCTCGTCGTATCAGGCGCATGGGCGTACGGAGAGAATCTCAGCGCTAAGGATATAGGGAATTTTTTCACCGTTTCGAATGTCTTCAACGGTAAGTTCATAGGCCTATACCAGTGCTTCATCGAATCGAATGTTTGGATGGACAGGCTTACTTTTGCGGTCGGGCGCATGGGGATAGGGGATGATTTCGGCACGGCAGACGTGTTTGGAATTTACGTCAGCTCCGTCATAAACGCGAACCCTATAAGCCTGACCTACAATATTCCGGCGTATCTCAGCAACCCTGATGCCGCTCTGGGGACGCGTTTCCGCGTAAAACCTGTTAATGATCTTTACATCGCGGCCGGTGTGTATAACGCCGACCCCGACGCGGCCGTCAATCGGAGGGTGTCGATAGACGTCGATTTCAGTTTCGATGACGGAGTGATACTGATAAGCGAAATAGGCTATACGCCCGGAAGTAACGCGGGTTCCGCCGGACTCCCGGGGGATTACAAGTTCGGGGCATATTATGATACCGGGGAATTTAATGAGCTTGCCGACAGTGAGAACACGCGAGAGGGAAATTACGGTTTCTATCTCATAGCCGACCAGATGGTTTACCGCGAGCCAGGCAAAGAGAGCCAGGGCCTGACTCTATGGGCCGCGGCAACTTACGCTCCGGAGGAGGAAATAAATGTCTTCCCCTTCTTTATCGCCTCCGGGTTCGCTTATGAAGGGGTATTCGCGTGGAGGGATAAAGACGTCGCGGGATTCAGCTTCGCCTACGGTAAATTAAGCCGGGATCTCGAAGACCAGGACTACGAGATCGGACTCGAAGGCACATATATTTTTCAGGTCACGCCCTGGCTGGGCTTGCAGCCTGACGTGCAGCTCATAGTGCACCCCGGCGGGAGCGGAAGCATCCCCGATGCTCTCGTCGCGGGAATGCAGGTATCGGTTGATATTTGA
- a CDS encoding antitoxin, RHH family protein has protein sequence MPAKNPRINIVLEKPVYEAIKRIAKKEGISISLKARDLLRLALEIHEDTILQDFASEREKTFKKDKALSHEQIWKK, from the coding sequence ATGCCTGCCAAAAACCCGCGTATCAATATTGTTCTTGAAAAACCTGTATATGAAGCGATAAAAAGGATAGCCAAAAAAGAAGGTATATCGATTTCGCTTAAAGCCAGGGACCTCCTTCGGCTGGCGCTCGAAATACACGAGGATACAATCCTTCAGGATTTTGCGTCCGAACGGGAGAAAACATTTAAGAAGGATAAAGCACTCAGTCATGAACAAATCTGGAAGAAATAG
- a CDS encoding metal-dependent hydrolase: protein MDPVSHGLVGAVLAESASTKRELGMASLAGFLSATLADLDILIRSSEDPLLVLDYHRQFTHSLIFIPVGAFVAAGILWLFLRRRQGFGKIYLYSILGYGTAGVMDAFTSYGTQLLWPFSDARIAWNIISIIDPLFTLPLAFFVVFAFVRKSLVVARVGLAFAVIYLLLGLYQREQAEDVLMTIAEKRGHEVERALVHPSFGNLILWRSVYGSGGKYYADAIRVGLFSEPRVYEGGPVDKFTPENDLHGLDPQSVLYRDVLRFNHFSDGYLVLYPGYPNVIGDLRYSLLPNGTKPIWGILADPDNPGRHVRMSDYDRAVTPSDWHAFLTMLRGWELNSGAAD from the coding sequence ATGGATCCTGTAAGTCACGGATTAGTGGGAGCCGTTTTGGCCGAGAGCGCTTCGACCAAGAGAGAGCTTGGTATGGCGTCTCTGGCCGGGTTCTTGTCGGCGACGCTTGCTGACCTGGATATCCTGATCCGCTCCTCCGAAGACCCGCTCCTCGTGCTCGATTATCACAGGCAGTTTACTCATTCGTTAATCTTTATCCCCGTTGGCGCATTCGTAGCAGCAGGTATCCTGTGGCTTTTCCTCAGGCGGCGTCAGGGCTTCGGAAAGATATACCTTTATTCGATCCTCGGATACGGCACGGCCGGCGTGATGGACGCCTTTACCAGCTACGGCACCCAGCTCCTCTGGCCGTTCTCGGACGCAAGGATCGCGTGGAACATAATATCGATAATCGATCCGCTGTTCACACTGCCACTGGCTTTCTTCGTAGTTTTCGCATTCGTCAGGAAATCTCTCGTTGTCGCGAGGGTAGGGCTCGCCTTTGCCGTTATTTATCTCCTTCTCGGATTATACCAGCGGGAACAGGCGGAGGACGTATTGATGACGATCGCGGAGAAAAGAGGGCATGAAGTGGAGAGAGCGCTCGTGCATCCTTCATTCGGCAACCTGATTCTCTGGCGCTCCGTTTATGGATCAGGCGGTAAGTATTACGCAGACGCGATCCGGGTCGGGCTCTTTTCGGAGCCTCGGGTTTATGAAGGAGGCCCTGTCGATAAATTTACTCCCGAAAACGACCTGCACGGGCTGGACCCCCAATCGGTGCTTTACCGCGACGTACTTCGTTTTAATCACTTCTCGGACGGCTATCTCGTTTTATATCCCGGCTATCCGAACGTCATCGGAGACTTGAGGTATTCGTTATTGCCGAACGGCACCAAGCCCATCTGGGGCATTCTTGCGGATCCTGATAATCCGGGCCGTCATGTTAGGATGTCGGATTACGACCGCGCCGTGACCCCTTCCGACTGGCACGCATTCTTGACCATGCTGCGGGGATGGGAGTTGAATTCAGGCGCTGCGGACTAG
- a CDS encoding zinc ribbon domain-containing protein yields the protein MPIYEFYCKKCNTVYKFYSRTIDTATVPKCPRCKRVKLERIFSSFATLSKRDKECGPEAGMPDIDESKFERAMAMIEREAEGMDENDPAQAADLMRKLTDAAGISMGEGLEEALARMERGEDPDKIEEELGDILGEDSFQFESKKKKGAKKTSPRPRVDETLYEL from the coding sequence ATGCCCATCTACGAGTTCTACTGCAAGAAGTGCAATACGGTCTATAAGTTCTATTCCCGGACGATTGACACGGCCACCGTCCCCAAATGCCCCAGATGCAAGAGAGTAAAGCTAGAAAGGATATTTTCTTCTTTCGCTACATTGAGCAAACGGGATAAAGAATGCGGCCCTGAGGCCGGCATGCCGGACATAGACGAATCGAAGTTCGAAAGAGCGATGGCCATGATAGAGAGGGAAGCGGAGGGTATGGACGAGAACGACCCCGCTCAGGCGGCGGACCTCATGAGAAAGCTCACCGACGCGGCCGGCATCTCCATGGGCGAAGGGCTGGAAGAAGCTCTCGCCCGGATGGAGAGGGGTGAGGACCCGGATAAGATAGAGGAGGAGCTCGGCGATATTCTCGGGGAGGATTCGTTCCAGTTCGAGTCCAAAAAGAAAAAGGGCGCGAAAAAAACATCACCCAGACCCAGAGTGGACGAAACACTCTATGAGCTATGA
- a CDS encoding carboxylesterase/lipase family protein: protein MNRRIAVLLASLLFLVIYSGCAPHREAAKPKASPQIPPTPPIYQDTSDFEKPPCSTPEIKIKQGSLCGSLIGTSDGKAVNAYLGVPFAESAGGENRWKPPVPKGAWDGTLRATRLGPACPQNTDNMFPQSEDCLSINVWTPAEAYNEPRAVMVFIYGGAFIYGYNADPLYDGAYTAAYGDVVVVSMNYRLGALGFLSGIKDRKTGEEINGNFGILDQILALEWVRDNIGAFGGDPGKVTIYGESAGAMSVGLHMLSSPRSEPLFRAGIMESNPLGLPYKSLKQSHAIAKEFASNLGCAEDDVGCMRAALPEVVLVAQQQKDFVWPALFHGIRDMLVWAPVIDGEVLIEQPVEAAAGGGMNKPVIIGTNADEALIFVELAKNALGWKSVSDFDYRLTMDFIFRDHGLREKIYEKHPPDVKDNTELISRVLTEYLFTCPNLYAASKGSPETWSYIFDHVLSFNVWPGVPACADAVCHAAELSFVFHTPESRRGNFTPRENELSNLMIGYWTGFAKSLRPAGNTNAWPEFNPYSLNLIFVTPVNAIEAKPDTTSDCEFWDGIGYNLKDSFWGLF from the coding sequence ATGAATAGGCGTATTGCTGTTTTATTAGCGTCCCTTTTATTCCTGGTTATTTACTCCGGCTGCGCCCCGCACAGGGAAGCAGCCAAGCCGAAGGCGTCTCCCCAAATTCCGCCCACTCCCCCTATATATCAGGACACATCGGATTTTGAAAAACCTCCGTGCTCGACGCCGGAAATAAAGATTAAGCAAGGTTCTCTCTGCGGGAGTCTGATAGGCACATCGGACGGGAAGGCTGTAAACGCATATCTCGGCGTACCGTTCGCCGAATCCGCTGGCGGGGAGAACCGCTGGAAGCCGCCTGTACCAAAGGGCGCGTGGGACGGCACGCTCAGGGCTACAAGACTCGGTCCCGCGTGTCCCCAAAATACGGACAACATGTTCCCGCAGAGCGAGGACTGTCTCAGCATAAACGTCTGGACGCCGGCTGAAGCCTATAACGAGCCCCGGGCCGTTATGGTCTTCATCTACGGCGGGGCGTTCATATACGGATATAACGCCGACCCTCTCTACGACGGCGCGTACACGGCCGCGTACGGCGACGTCGTAGTCGTGAGCATGAACTACAGGCTGGGCGCTCTCGGATTCCTGTCGGGGATCAAGGACAGGAAAACGGGCGAAGAAATAAACGGCAACTTCGGCATACTCGACCAGATCCTCGCGCTCGAATGGGTGCGCGACAATATAGGTGCTTTCGGCGGCGACCCCGGCAAAGTGACTATATACGGCGAGAGCGCGGGCGCGATGAGCGTCGGTCTCCACATGCTTTCATCTCCCCGGTCGGAGCCGCTCTTCCGCGCGGGCATCATGGAGAGCAACCCCCTCGGGCTCCCTTACAAGAGCCTTAAACAGTCACACGCGATAGCGAAAGAATTCGCCTCCAATCTCGGCTGTGCGGAGGACGACGTAGGGTGCATGAGGGCGGCGCTCCCCGAGGTGGTGCTCGTCGCGCAGCAGCAGAAAGACTTCGTGTGGCCCGCGCTATTTCACGGCATAAGGGACATGCTCGTCTGGGCCCCTGTGATCGACGGGGAAGTATTGATAGAGCAGCCGGTCGAAGCGGCCGCAGGCGGCGGGATGAACAAGCCCGTTATCATAGGCACGAACGCGGACGAAGCGCTAATTTTCGTCGAGCTTGCAAAAAATGCGCTCGGATGGAAATCTGTATCAGATTTCGATTACAGGCTTACGATGGATTTCATTTTCCGCGATCATGGCCTGCGCGAGAAAATATACGAGAAGCACCCTCCTGACGTGAAGGACAACACCGAACTAATATCGAGGGTGCTTACGGAGTATCTATTCACGTGTCCCAATCTCTATGCAGCTTCCAAAGGTTCCCCCGAGACATGGTCTTATATATTCGACCACGTACTGTCGTTCAACGTCTGGCCCGGTGTTCCGGCTTGCGCCGATGCCGTGTGCCATGCAGCGGAGCTCTCGTTCGTGTTCCATACACCGGAGAGCAGGAGGGGTAACTTCACGCCTCGGGAAAACGAACTTTCCAACCTTATGATCGGATACTGGACAGGTTTTGCTAAGAGCCTGCGTCCGGCTGGGAATACAAACGCGTGGCCCGAATTCAATCCTTATTCCCTGAACCTCATTTTTGTGACCCCTGTGAACGCTATAGAAGCCAAGCCCGACACGACTTCCGACTGCGAATTCTGGGACGGTATCGGATATAACCTCAAGGATTCATTCTGGGGGTTATTTTAG
- a CDS encoding glucose 1-dehydrogenase, producing MRLEGKTALITGGGEGIGRATALLFCSEGAKVGIMGRTKEKLDLVASEADGPGEIVALHGDVSVEGDVKRVVDEFYKRYGRIDILFNNAGILEGGTVVTTSMEVWDRTIDINVKGVFLMSKHVVPLMAMHGGGSIINNSSVLGMVGMENCVAYNASKGAVRQITRSMALDHAKDNIRVNSVCPGYIKTKMDVEFMGNPPDAEEQLDKIAAGMIPLVRRAEAVEVGHAVLYLASDDSRYVTGSDLVIDGGWTTL from the coding sequence ATGAGACTCGAAGGAAAAACAGCGCTTATCACGGGCGGAGGCGAAGGCATCGGACGGGCTACGGCCCTCCTCTTTTGCAGCGAAGGGGCTAAAGTCGGAATAATGGGAAGGACGAAAGAGAAGCTCGACCTGGTGGCTTCCGAAGCGGACGGCCCGGGCGAGATCGTTGCGCTTCACGGCGACGTCTCCGTAGAAGGGGACGTAAAGAGGGTGGTGGACGAGTTTTACAAGCGGTACGGGAGGATAGACATCCTGTTCAATAACGCAGGCATCCTCGAAGGCGGCACGGTCGTGACTACCAGCATGGAAGTCTGGGACAGGACCATCGACATCAACGTCAAGGGAGTCTTCCTCATGAGCAAGCACGTCGTCCCCCTCATGGCCATGCACGGCGGAGGCTCGATAATAAACAACTCCTCCGTCCTCGGAATGGTGGGCATGGAAAACTGCGTCGCGTACAACGCCTCCAAAGGGGCCGTGAGGCAGATCACGAGGAGCATGGCCCTTGACCACGCGAAGGACAACATACGCGTGAATTCCGTCTGCCCCGGATACATAAAGACCAAAATGGACGTCGAGTTCATGGGCAACCCTCCAGACGCCGAGGAGCAGCTCGACAAAATAGCTGCCGGCATGATACCGCTCGTGAGGCGCGCGGAGGCGGTCGAGGTGGGCCACGCCGTGCTCTACCTCGCGTCAGACGATTCAAGGTACGTCACGGGCTCCGACCTCGTCATAGACGGGGGCTGGACGACGCTCTAG